The proteins below come from a single Crossiella sp. CA-258035 genomic window:
- a CDS encoding DUF3000 domain-containing protein, producing MTGISGEPEVFRQAVAALRSMHPRPEVELGEVRAPQRLAPWSFALSAEANGPAGELATGRLVLLHDPDGAEAWDGVLRLVAYVRAELDTELAADPLLPAVGWSWLTEALELSGAAFTALGGTVTQTSSARFGDISGPSSTHDLELRASWTARDTELAAHAEAFCELLSSAAGLPPVGIAMISQRKGD from the coding sequence GTGACCGGGATATCGGGTGAACCCGAGGTGTTCCGGCAGGCTGTTGCCGCGTTGCGGTCGATGCATCCACGACCTGAGGTCGAGCTGGGCGAGGTCCGTGCCCCGCAGCGTCTCGCCCCGTGGAGCTTCGCCCTCAGCGCCGAGGCCAACGGGCCGGCCGGGGAGCTGGCCACGGGCCGGTTGGTGCTGCTGCACGATCCGGACGGGGCCGAAGCCTGGGACGGGGTGCTGCGACTAGTGGCCTACGTCCGGGCCGAACTCGACACCGAGCTTGCCGCCGACCCACTGCTACCCGCGGTCGGCTGGTCGTGGCTGACCGAGGCGCTGGAGCTCTCCGGCGCCGCCTTCACCGCGCTCGGCGGCACGGTCACCCAGACCTCCTCCGCCCGTTTCGGCGACATCTCCGGCCCGAGCAGCACGCACGACCTGGAGCTGCGCGCGTCCTGGACGGCTCGGGACACCGAGCTGGCCGCGCACGCGGAGGCATTCTGCGAGCTGCTCTCCAGCGCGGCCGGGCTGCCACCGGTGGGCATCGCGATGATCAGTCAGCGCAAGGGCGACTGA
- a CDS encoding dipeptidase, with translation MPTEGSLGRSHELLRRVPLVDGHNDLPWAIRDKTGGEVAEIELTIEQPGLHTDLVRLRHGGVGAQFWSVYVPCHLLEHRAVTAVLEQVELVHELVERYPEQLRLARSAAEVESAFADGRIASLLGAEGGHCIGESLGALRALFRLGVRYLTLTHNDNTPWADSATDQPAAGGLTDFGREVVREMNRLGMLVDLSHVAPSTMWHALETSAAPVIFSHSSCRAVTDHVRNVPDDVLREMAAKGGVCMITFVPAFVSADPVRRATRADVVAHLEHAREVAGIDHIGIGGDYDGTPELPDGLEDVSRYPELFADLMDRGWSEQDLAKLAGGNVLRVLDAAEKVAAELRQSR, from the coding sequence ATGCCGACCGAGGGGTCGTTAGGCCGTTCGCACGAGCTTCTCCGGCGGGTTCCGCTCGTCGACGGGCACAACGATCTGCCGTGGGCGATCCGGGACAAAACGGGCGGGGAGGTGGCCGAGATCGAGCTGACCATCGAGCAACCCGGTCTGCACACCGACCTCGTCCGGCTGCGCCACGGTGGGGTGGGCGCTCAGTTCTGGTCGGTCTACGTGCCGTGCCACTTACTCGAGCATCGCGCGGTGACGGCGGTGCTGGAACAGGTCGAGCTGGTTCACGAGCTGGTTGAACGGTACCCCGAACAGCTCCGGCTCGCTCGATCGGCGGCCGAGGTGGAGTCCGCCTTCGCCGACGGCCGGATCGCCTCCCTGCTGGGCGCCGAGGGCGGCCACTGCATCGGGGAGTCCCTCGGTGCGCTGCGCGCGCTGTTCCGCCTCGGGGTCCGCTACCTGACCCTCACCCACAACGACAACACCCCGTGGGCGGACTCGGCCACCGACCAGCCCGCCGCGGGCGGGCTGACCGACTTCGGCCGCGAGGTGGTGCGGGAGATGAACCGGCTCGGCATGCTGGTCGACCTCTCCCACGTCGCGCCGAGCACCATGTGGCACGCGCTGGAGACCAGCGCCGCCCCGGTGATCTTCAGCCACTCCTCCTGCCGGGCGGTCACCGACCACGTCCGCAACGTGCCGGACGACGTGCTGCGCGAGATGGCCGCCAAGGGTGGCGTGTGCATGATCACCTTCGTGCCCGCCTTCGTCTCGGCCGACCCGGTGCGCCGGGCCACCAGGGCGGACGTGGTCGCACACCTGGAACACGCGCGCGAGGTGGCCGGCATCGACCACATCGGCATCGGTGGCGACTACGACGGCACCCCGGAGCTCCCGGACGGACTGGAGGACGTCTCCAGGTACCCGGAGCTGTTCGCCGACCTGATGGACCGCGGCTGGTCCGAGCAGGACCTGGCCAAGCTGGCCGGCGGCAACGTCCTGCGGGTGCTGGACGCCGCCGAGAAGGTCGCCGCGGAGCTCCGGCAGAGCCGCTGA
- a CDS encoding TIGR04222 domain-containing membrane protein produces the protein MHDTWGLTGPEFLGLYALALIVTVAVAIRRRLSARKLTGAHPRTPELTVDEAAYLSGGTRRLVEAAVARLVATDALRVSRGTRPAATGKQAESMVDSRVLTAVRDRKPADGVEAATKQLNRSPELGELRQRLIQANLLVHPERARTARFSAAACFAPVALVGALRLADGVSNGKPVGFLVFLLTLTAILTLAAALVPGPKATTLGRRALERARTEAARRRSDNTLLNTAASVVSAEVLFLVAFHGMSSHPDSAIAAGLAPDTGGAGGGSSCGSGGGGGGCGGSSGGGGGGCGG, from the coding sequence ATGCACGACACGTGGGGCCTGACGGGCCCGGAGTTCCTCGGCCTGTACGCACTGGCGCTGATCGTCACCGTCGCGGTGGCCATCCGCCGCCGCCTGTCCGCGCGCAAGCTCACCGGCGCGCACCCGCGCACCCCTGAGCTGACCGTGGACGAGGCGGCCTACCTCTCCGGCGGCACCCGCCGCCTGGTGGAGGCGGCCGTGGCCCGGCTGGTCGCCACCGACGCGCTGCGGGTCAGCCGGGGCACGCGCCCGGCGGCCACCGGCAAGCAGGCGGAGTCCATGGTCGACAGCCGGGTGCTGACGGCCGTGCGGGACCGCAAACCGGCCGACGGCGTGGAAGCCGCGACCAAACAGCTGAACCGCTCCCCCGAGCTGGGTGAGCTGCGCCAGCGCCTGATCCAGGCGAACCTGCTGGTGCACCCGGAGCGCGCCCGCACGGCCCGGTTCTCCGCCGCCGCCTGCTTCGCACCGGTCGCGCTGGTCGGCGCGCTCCGCCTCGCCGACGGCGTCAGCAACGGCAAACCCGTCGGCTTCCTGGTCTTCCTGCTGACCCTGACCGCCATCCTGACCCTGGCCGCCGCCCTGGTCCCCGGCCCCAAGGCCACCACCCTCGGCCGCCGCGCGCTGGAACGCGCCCGAACCGAGGCCGCGCGCAGGCGCTCGGACAACACCCTGCTCAACACGGCCGCCTCAGTGGTGAGCGCCGAAGTGCTGTTCCTGGTGGCGTTCCACGGAATGAGCTCGCACCCCGACTCCGCCATCGCCGCGGGCCTGGCCCCCGACACCGGCGGCGCGGGCGGCGGCAGCAGCTGCGGCTCCGGCGGCGGAGGCGGCGGCTGCGGTGGCAGCAGCGGCGGAGGCGGCGGTGGGTGCGGCGGATGA
- the hemE gene encoding uroporphyrinogen decarboxylase: MTTAAQVPARRDLPQAPLLVAARGGTPSRTPVWFMRQAGRSLPEYRKVREGIPMLRSCFLPELVCEITMQPVRRHGVDAAILFSDIVVPLAAAGVDLDIVPGTGPVVANPVRSIHDVEKLPSLAAEQVQPVAEAIGLLTGELGETPLIGFAGAPFTLASYLIEGGPSRNHERTKALMHSEPATWHALLGHLADMALDFLTVQVNAGVDAVQLFDSWAGALSERDYREFVLPHSAKVFAGLADAGIPRIHFGVGTGELLVAMREAGNDVVGVDWRVPLDEAVRRLTSARPDLPAPVVQGNLDPAVLFSGEDVLAREISRIGAEGRTAAGHIFNLGHGVLPDTDPGKITRAVELVHELRP; the protein is encoded by the coding sequence ATGACTACCGCTGCCCAGGTCCCGGCGCGCCGGGACCTTCCCCAAGCCCCACTGCTGGTCGCCGCGCGTGGCGGCACGCCGAGCCGGACCCCGGTGTGGTTCATGCGCCAGGCCGGCCGCTCGCTGCCGGAGTACCGCAAGGTCCGCGAGGGCATTCCGATGCTGCGCTCCTGCTTCCTGCCGGAGCTGGTCTGCGAGATCACCATGCAGCCGGTCCGGCGGCACGGGGTCGACGCGGCCATCCTGTTCAGCGACATCGTGGTGCCGCTGGCCGCGGCCGGGGTGGACCTGGACATCGTGCCCGGCACCGGCCCCGTGGTCGCCAACCCGGTGCGCTCGATCCACGACGTGGAGAAGCTGCCCAGCCTGGCCGCCGAGCAGGTCCAGCCGGTCGCCGAGGCGATCGGGCTGCTGACCGGGGAGCTGGGCGAGACGCCGCTGATCGGGTTCGCCGGCGCGCCGTTCACGCTGGCCTCCTACCTGATCGAGGGCGGCCCCAGCCGCAACCACGAGCGCACCAAGGCGCTCATGCACTCCGAGCCGGCCACCTGGCACGCGCTGCTCGGCCACCTCGCCGACATGGCGCTGGACTTCCTCACCGTGCAGGTCAACGCGGGCGTGGATGCGGTGCAGCTGTTCGACTCCTGGGCAGGCGCGCTCTCCGAGCGGGACTACCGCGAGTTCGTGCTGCCGCACTCGGCCAAGGTCTTCGCCGGGCTGGCCGACGCCGGCATCCCGCGGATCCACTTCGGCGTGGGCACCGGCGAGCTGCTGGTGGCCATGCGCGAGGCGGGCAACGACGTGGTCGGCGTGGACTGGCGGGTGCCACTCGACGAGGCGGTCCGCCGCCTGACCAGCGCCCGGCCCGACCTGCCTGCCCCGGTGGTGCAGGGCAACCTGGACCCGGCCGTGCTGTTCAGCGGCGAGGACGTGCTCGCGCGCGAGATCAGCCGGATCGGTGCCGAGGGCAGGACCGCGGCCGGGCACATCTTCAACCTCGGCCACGGCGTGCTGCCGGACACCGACCCCGGGAAGATCACCCGCGCGGTCGAGCTGGTGCACGAGCTGCGGCCATGA
- the hemQ gene encoding hydrogen peroxide-dependent heme synthase, whose translation MARLNYNELNDTIRYTMWSVFRIQQGVLPEDRAQAAQATSEYLESLADKGVVVRGVYDVAGLRADADFMIWWHAEEIEQVQAAYNGFRRSTPLGRASTPVWSNVALHRPAEFNRSHIPAFLAGEDPRKYICVYPFVRSYEWYLLPDEERRKMLADHGKEARDYPDVRANTVASFALGDYEWVLAFEADELHRIVDLMRHLRGTEARLHVREEIPFYTGTRMPVADLIANLP comes from the coding sequence ATGGCGCGGCTGAACTACAACGAACTCAACGACACCATCCGGTACACCATGTGGTCGGTCTTCCGGATCCAGCAGGGCGTGCTGCCCGAGGACCGCGCGCAGGCGGCCCAGGCCACCTCCGAGTACCTGGAGTCGTTGGCGGACAAGGGCGTTGTCGTCCGCGGCGTGTACGACGTCGCCGGGCTGCGCGCCGACGCGGACTTCATGATCTGGTGGCACGCCGAGGAGATCGAGCAGGTGCAGGCGGCCTACAACGGCTTCCGCCGCAGCACCCCGCTCGGCCGCGCCTCGACCCCGGTGTGGAGCAACGTGGCGCTGCACCGGCCCGCGGAGTTCAACCGCAGCCACATCCCGGCGTTCCTGGCCGGCGAGGACCCGCGCAAGTACATCTGCGTGTACCCGTTCGTGCGGTCCTACGAGTGGTACCTGCTGCCCGATGAGGAACGCCGCAAGATGCTGGCCGACCACGGCAAGGAGGCCCGCGACTACCCGGACGTGCGGGCCAACACGGTGGCCTCCTTCGCCCTCGGCGACTACGAGTGGGTGCTGGCCTTCGAGGCCGACGAGCTGCACCGGATCGTCGACCTGATGCGGCACCTGCGCGGCACCGAGGCGCGGCTGCACGTGCGGGAGGAGATCCCGTTCTACACCGGCACCCGGATGCCGGTCGCCGACCTGATCGCCAACCTGCCGTAG
- the hemG gene encoding protoporphyrinogen oxidase, whose amino-acid sequence MTTAPQRVAVVGGGIAGLTVAHRLRGLLGEQVRVTVLEQTDRLGGKLRTEELAGAPVDVGAEAFVTRRTEGVELVAELGLGEQLRHPLRAAPTIHAGGVTRGLPPRTFLGVPAEPAILREVLSPDGFAKAMAEPELPPLRPDGPDWDVPVADLLGARFGAEVVDRLAEPLLGGVYAGRAAGLGVRATMPPLVDALEQGAGSLTAAAAKVLGPGLKPGETRPPVFGALAGGMAELVTRLAESSGAELRLGVTVRGLRRTPEGWRLELGSAASPEFLDADAVVLAVPAPAARKLLAEEVPAAAAAYARIEVSSMAVVALALPEGAELPAASGVLLAVGERHADGTPFTAKAFTFSSRKWGHFAERGTLLRASVGRYGETETLQRDDTELIAAVRADLAELTGVRAEPVEAIVRRWGGGLPQYAVGHTATVAAIEAAVGEVPGLAVAGASLHGVGIPACIATGQAAATRVATHLAVARRPTGASMGTWRG is encoded by the coding sequence ATGACCACCGCGCCGCAGCGGGTCGCGGTGGTGGGCGGCGGCATCGCCGGGCTCACCGTGGCGCACCGGCTGCGCGGCCTGCTCGGCGAGCAGGTCAGGGTGACCGTGCTGGAGCAGACCGACCGGCTCGGCGGCAAGCTGCGCACCGAGGAGCTGGCCGGCGCGCCGGTGGACGTGGGCGCGGAGGCATTCGTCACCCGCCGCACCGAGGGCGTGGAGCTGGTCGCCGAGCTGGGGCTGGGTGAGCAGTTGCGGCACCCGCTGCGCGCCGCGCCGACCATCCACGCGGGCGGGGTGACCAGGGGGCTGCCGCCGCGCACCTTCCTCGGTGTCCCGGCCGAACCCGCCATCCTGCGCGAGGTGCTCAGCCCGGATGGCTTCGCCAAGGCGATGGCCGAGCCGGAGCTGCCGCCGCTGCGCCCGGACGGCCCCGACTGGGACGTGCCGGTCGCCGATCTGCTCGGCGCCCGCTTCGGCGCTGAGGTGGTGGACCGGCTGGCCGAACCGCTGCTCGGCGGGGTTTACGCGGGCCGCGCGGCCGGGCTCGGCGTGCGCGCCACCATGCCGCCGCTGGTCGACGCCCTCGAGCAGGGTGCGGGCTCGCTGACCGCCGCGGCCGCCAAGGTGCTCGGGCCGGGACTGAAGCCGGGGGAGACCCGGCCGCCGGTGTTCGGCGCGCTGGCAGGCGGCATGGCCGAGCTGGTGACGCGGCTGGCCGAGAGCTCCGGCGCGGAGCTGCGGCTCGGCGTCACCGTCCGCGGGCTGCGCCGCACGCCCGAGGGCTGGCGGCTGGAGCTGGGCTCGGCGGCCAGCCCGGAGTTCCTGGACGCCGACGCCGTGGTGCTGGCCGTGCCGGCCCCGGCCGCGCGCAAGCTGCTCGCCGAGGAGGTGCCCGCGGCGGCCGCGGCCTACGCGCGGATCGAGGTGTCCTCGATGGCCGTGGTGGCCCTCGCGCTGCCCGAGGGGGCCGAGCTGCCCGCGGCCTCCGGGGTGCTGCTGGCCGTGGGCGAGCGGCACGCCGACGGCACGCCGTTCACCGCCAAGGCGTTCACCTTCTCCAGCCGCAAGTGGGGCCACTTCGCCGAGCGCGGCACCCTGCTGCGCGCCTCGGTCGGCCGCTACGGCGAAACCGAGACCCTGCAACGAGACGACACCGAGCTGATCGCCGCGGTGCGCGCCGACCTGGCCGAGCTGACCGGGGTGCGGGCCGAGCCGGTGGAGGCGATCGTGCGGCGCTGGGGCGGCGGACTGCCGCAGTACGCGGTCGGGCACACCGCCACGGTGGCCGCGATCGAGGCCGCCGTCGGCGAGGTGCCGGGGCTGGCGGTGGCGGGCGCGAGCCTGCACGGGGTGGGGATTCCGGCGTGCATCGCGACCGGGCAGGCCGCGGCGACCCGTGTCGCCACTCACCTGGCCGTCGCCCGTCGCCCGACTGGTGCGAGTATGGGGACATGGCGCGGCTGA
- a CDS encoding carotenoid oxygenase family protein, with product MSTPPYLTGHYTPVAAEHTVTQLTIRGTLPPELTGRYFRNGHNPKPGDTPTHWFKGAGMVHGLRLRAGRAEWYRNRWVRTPALDGAPYQRADGSVDLTASVAGTHVIEHAGRILALQEANVPFELSGELETLGAFDFGGRLRTAMTAHPKEDPVSGELHFFGYSAVPPHLTYYVASAAGHITRAVVVDGAGPSLMHDFGLTRGHVLWLDLPVVFDPAERSSIPYRWSDDYRPRIGVMPRVGEPVVTWFEVAPSALLHVANAYEDADGRIVLDGPRYDRAAWESSWKWWVGAPGHPSVPLVGSVRHRWILDPVTGVAKEERVDDLVTEFPTINEDFAGAPARFGYAVAMPGAGLEQYAVVKYDDATGGRQVLPLGPERMPGEAVFVPAAGGGAEDDGYLLTVVSDLRRDNSELLVLDARDLGAAPVAVVELPHRVPSGIHGSWIPDRD from the coding sequence ATGTCCACCCCGCCCTACCTGACCGGCCACTACACCCCGGTCGCCGCCGAGCACACCGTCACCCAGCTCACCATCCGCGGCACCCTCCCGCCCGAACTCACCGGCCGCTACTTCCGCAACGGCCACAACCCGAAACCCGGCGACACCCCCACCCACTGGTTCAAAGGCGCGGGCATGGTGCACGGTCTCCGGCTCCGGGCCGGACGAGCCGAGTGGTACCGCAACCGCTGGGTCCGCACCCCGGCCCTCGACGGCGCGCCCTACCAACGAGCCGACGGATCGGTCGATCTCACCGCGAGCGTCGCGGGCACCCACGTCATCGAGCACGCCGGGCGCATCCTCGCGCTCCAAGAAGCCAATGTGCCGTTCGAGTTGTCGGGGGAGCTGGAGACCTTGGGGGCGTTCGACTTCGGGGGGCGGTTGCGGACGGCGATGACCGCGCATCCCAAGGAGGATCCGGTCAGTGGGGAGTTGCACTTCTTCGGGTACTCGGCCGTTCCGCCGCATCTGACGTACTACGTCGCCAGCGCCGCCGGGCACATCACGCGGGCGGTGGTGGTGGACGGGGCGGGGCCTTCGCTGATGCACGACTTCGGGCTGACCCGGGGGCATGTGCTCTGGCTGGACCTGCCCGTGGTGTTCGATCCGGCCGAGCGGTCCAGCATTCCCTACCGCTGGAGTGATGACTACCGGCCGCGCATCGGGGTCATGCCGCGGGTGGGCGAGCCCGTGGTCACCTGGTTCGAGGTGGCGCCCTCGGCGCTGCTGCACGTGGCCAACGCCTACGAGGACGCCGACGGACGCATCGTGCTGGACGGGCCGCGTTACGACCGGGCCGCGTGGGAGTCCTCGTGGAAGTGGTGGGTCGGCGCGCCTGGACATCCCTCGGTGCCGTTGGTCGGTTCGGTCCGGCATCGGTGGATCTTGGATCCGGTGACCGGGGTGGCGAAGGAGGAGCGGGTGGATGATCTGGTGACCGAGTTCCCCACCATCAACGAGGACTTCGCGGGGGCGCCGGCGCGGTTCGGGTACGCGGTGGCGATGCCGGGCGCGGGGCTGGAGCAGTACGCGGTGGTCAAGTACGACGATGCCACCGGTGGGCGTCAGGTGCTGCCGCTGGGGCCGGAGCGGATGCCCGGTGAGGCCGTGTTCGTGCCGGCCGCGGGTGGCGGTGCGGAGGATGACGGGTATCTGCTGACCGTGGTCAGTGACCTGCGGCGGGACAACTCCGAGTTGCTGGTGCTGGACGCCCGTGATCTGGGCGCCGCGCCGGTGGCGGTGGTCGAGCTGCCGCACCGGGTGCCCTCGGGCATCCACGGGTCCTGGATCCCGGATCGGGACTGA
- a CDS encoding TIGR04222 domain-containing membrane protein: MTETWGLTGPQFLLLYCLGLVVSIVVAVWARRSVRRAEMAPGAGRLSADDVAYLAGGGAQVVFTAVARMLEAGSLRAARGSWLSVTGLTARHPLDQAILAELNSRANPAATLGSLRAKFEDHPLVGQVRNRLETLGLVVSRRQQWQARLRGAAAFAVLLLIGVVRVADGTGNGRPVGYLVWLLALTAVLALIALLAKVNRLTQAGVRTLTQFQTTVRHEPRADNNDQLALLGGAAMLVAIGGLAAFPDDEVSKVLALPGSGGGSAGGSSCSGSSSSSSSCSSSSSGGSSCGGGGGGGCGG, translated from the coding sequence ATGACCGAGACGTGGGGCCTGACCGGGCCGCAGTTCCTGCTCCTGTACTGCCTGGGGCTGGTTGTCTCGATCGTGGTGGCGGTCTGGGCGCGCCGGTCGGTCCGGCGCGCCGAGATGGCCCCCGGTGCGGGGCGGCTCAGCGCGGACGACGTGGCCTACCTCGCCGGCGGCGGGGCCCAGGTGGTCTTCACCGCGGTGGCCAGGATGCTGGAGGCGGGCAGCCTGCGCGCCGCCAGGGGCAGCTGGCTCAGCGTCACCGGCCTGACCGCGCGGCACCCACTGGACCAGGCGATCCTGGCCGAGCTGAACTCCAGGGCGAACCCGGCGGCCACGCTGGGCAGCCTGCGGGCGAAGTTCGAGGATCACCCGCTGGTGGGACAGGTGCGCAACCGGCTGGAGACGCTGGGCCTGGTGGTCTCGCGCAGGCAGCAGTGGCAGGCCAGGCTGCGCGGGGCGGCGGCCTTCGCGGTGCTGCTGCTGATCGGCGTGGTCCGGGTGGCCGACGGCACCGGCAACGGCAGGCCGGTCGGCTACCTGGTCTGGCTGCTGGCGCTGACCGCGGTGCTGGCCCTGATCGCGTTGCTGGCCAAGGTCAACCGGCTCACCCAGGCGGGTGTGCGCACGCTCACCCAGTTCCAGACCACCGTTCGCCACGAACCGAGGGCGGACAACAACGACCAGCTGGCCCTGCTCGGCGGCGCGGCGATGCTGGTCGCGATCGGCGGCCTCGCGGCCTTCCCGGACGACGAGGTCAGCAAGGTGCTGGCGCTGCCGGGCTCGGGCGGCGGCTCGGCAGGCGGTTCTTCCTGCTCGGGCAGCAGTTCCTCCTCCTCGTCCTGTTCCTCCTCCAGCAGCGGTGGCAGCAGCTGCGGCGGGGGCGGGGGCGGCGGCTGCGGGGGTTGA
- a CDS encoding DUF692 domain-containing protein yields the protein MTRIPHLGVGIGWRPEIDLTVERLPEVDFVEVVAENLSGPTLPESLEILRARGVPVLPHAVTLSLGGADPVVPQRVHHLATIAERLGAPLVSDHVAFVRAGGIEAGHLMPVPRTRDALDVLCANVKDAQRDLPVPLALENVAALIDWPGNELTEAQFLTELAERTDCLLLVDVANLHANNLNLGTDPEEFLTTLPLERLAYVHVAGGTTEHGLYHDTHAHAVPQQVLDLLADLCARVTPPGVLLERDDAYPPDAELATELAAIRAVVEAPR from the coding sequence ATGACCCGGATCCCGCACCTGGGCGTCGGCATCGGCTGGCGCCCGGAGATCGACCTGACCGTGGAACGCCTGCCCGAGGTCGACTTCGTGGAGGTGGTGGCCGAGAACCTGTCCGGCCCCACCCTCCCGGAGTCCCTGGAGATCCTGCGCGCCAGAGGAGTCCCGGTCCTCCCGCACGCGGTGACCCTGTCCCTGGGCGGCGCGGACCCCGTTGTGCCCCAACGAGTCCACCACCTCGCCACCATCGCCGAACGCCTGGGCGCCCCGCTGGTGAGCGACCACGTGGCCTTCGTCAGGGCAGGCGGCATCGAAGCGGGCCACCTGATGCCCGTCCCGCGCACCCGAGACGCGCTGGATGTGCTGTGCGCCAACGTCAAAGACGCCCAACGCGACCTCCCGGTCCCGCTGGCGCTGGAGAACGTGGCCGCCCTGATCGACTGGCCCGGCAACGAGCTCACCGAGGCCCAGTTCCTCACCGAACTGGCCGAACGCACTGACTGTCTTCTGCTGGTGGACGTGGCCAACCTGCACGCCAACAACCTCAACCTGGGCACCGACCCGGAAGAGTTCCTCACCACCCTGCCCCTGGAACGCCTGGCCTACGTGCACGTCGCCGGTGGCACCACCGAACACGGCCTCTACCACGACACCCACGCCCACGCCGTCCCCCAGCAGGTCCTGGACCTGCTCGCCGACCTGTGCGCCCGAGTCACCCCACCCGGCGTCCTCCTGGAACGCGACGACGCCTACCCCCCAGACGCCGAACTCGCCACCGAACTAGCTGCCATTCGCGCAGTGGTCGAGGCCCCCCGATGA
- a CDS encoding TetR/AcrR family transcriptional regulator, with protein MLRTAVGAFAAKGYYGTTTTEVAKLAGISQAYIYRLFPNKEALFVAVVERCFNQIREALTRGATATQASAPEVVLSALGAAYARLVTDRDLLLVQLHAQAAAASDETVRAAVQAGYAQLVEYVRSVSNGTDHQVQHFFSRGALCHLVVAMGAEGVDAPWANTLSEGIRHY; from the coding sequence GTGCTGCGCACAGCGGTAGGAGCATTCGCCGCCAAGGGCTACTACGGCACCACGACCACCGAGGTCGCCAAACTCGCCGGCATCTCCCAGGCCTACATCTACCGCCTGTTCCCGAACAAGGAAGCACTGTTCGTGGCAGTCGTCGAGCGGTGCTTCAACCAGATCAGGGAAGCACTGACCCGGGGCGCCACCGCAACCCAGGCCAGCGCCCCAGAGGTAGTACTGAGCGCCCTGGGCGCCGCCTACGCCCGCCTGGTCACCGACCGCGACCTGTTGCTGGTGCAACTGCACGCCCAGGCCGCAGCAGCTTCGGACGAGACCGTGCGCGCAGCGGTGCAAGCGGGGTACGCGCAGCTGGTGGAGTACGTGCGCAGCGTGTCCAACGGAACGGATCACCAGGTCCAGCATTTCTTCTCCCGGGGCGCGCTCTGTCACCTGGTGGTGGCGATGGGCGCTGAGGGCGTGGACGCGCCGTGGGCGAACACGCTGTCCGAAGGCATCCGCCACTACTGA
- a CDS encoding class I SAM-dependent methyltransferase: MRKAVRVAAAAGAWTALAGATWFALARLATAVSLRRGAELQRWRWLHELLPLHLRRFLLVTAGVDESVPALRSVLAPARGLVVDVIAHRRAVVSLLRPETVRVVPARPESLPGRPGSVDVVLAVFAAHELREPREREALFAEVRRLLSADGRMVLIEQHREARTLAVFGPGAWQFYPSEEWRRAAALAGLKVIATRRVSPFVTGWALAAA; encoded by the coding sequence ATGCGCAAGGCAGTTCGCGTCGCCGCCGCCGCGGGAGCCTGGACGGCCCTCGCCGGCGCGACCTGGTTCGCCCTGGCCAGGCTGGCCACCGCGGTCAGCCTGCGGCGCGGCGCCGAACTGCAACGCTGGCGCTGGCTGCACGAGCTGCTGCCGCTGCACCTGCGCCGCTTCCTGCTGGTCACCGCGGGGGTCGACGAGTCGGTCCCCGCGCTGCGCAGCGTCTTGGCCCCGGCCCGCGGCCTGGTGGTGGACGTGATCGCGCACCGGCGGGCCGTGGTCAGCCTGCTCCGCCCGGAGACGGTGCGGGTGGTCCCGGCCCGCCCGGAGTCGCTGCCCGGCAGGCCCGGTTCGGTGGACGTGGTGCTGGCCGTCTTCGCCGCCCACGAGCTCCGCGAACCCCGGGAACGCGAGGCCCTCTTCGCCGAGGTGCGGCGGCTGCTCAGCGCGGACGGCCGGATGGTGCTCATCGAACAGCACCGCGAGGCCAGGACCCTGGCGGTCTTCGGACCGGGCGCCTGGCAGTTCTACCCGAGCGAGGAGTGGCGGCGGGCGGCGGCCCTGGCCGGCCTGAAGGTGATCGCCACCCGCCGGGTCAGCCCGTTCGTCACCGGCTGGGCCCTGGCCGCCGCCTGA